From the Agromyces laixinhei genome, the window TCATCGGCAGCCGCGAGATCGCGGGCGACTCCGAGCTCGATGTCTGGAGCGAGCAGAGCCCGCTCGGTGCAGCGATCCTCGGCCTGAAGATCGGCGAGAAGACCAGCTACACCGCGCCGAACGGTCGCGAGATCGCGGTCGAGGTCACTGGCGTCGAGACCTGGGGCGGCCAGTAGTCGGTCGGCGCCCGACGTGAGCTGCGCTGCGGCCGACTACTCGTTGTAGACGACGGGCTCGTATCCCGCTCGCCGCAGCACCTCGACGACCTCGGTGCGGTGCTCGGGCCCGCGCGTCTCGACCGAGAGCTGGAGCTCGACCTCCGAGATCTGCAGTCCCGACCCGTGGCGGGTGTGCAATACCTCGATGACGTTCGCGTTCGCCTCGGCGAGGAGCTCGGCGATGCGTGCGAGCTGGCCGGGGCGGTCTGGCAGGCCGATGCCGAGCGTGAGGTACCGGTCGGATGCTGCGAGCCCGTGCGCGATCACGCGCTGCATGAGCAGGGGGTCGATGTTTCCGCCGGACAGGAGGGCGACCACCGGCCCGTCGGAGGCGATCTGGCCCGTCATGATCGCGGCGACTGAAACCGCGCCGGCGGGTTCGACGACGAGCTTCGCGCGTTCGAGGAGCACGAGGAGGGCGCGGGCGATGTCGTCTTCAGAGACCGTCACGATCTCGTCGACCGCCTCGCGGATGATCTCGAAGTTCAGCTCACCGGGTCGGTAGACGGCGATGCCGTCGGCGATCGTCGGCACGACGGGCACCCGCTGCGGGGAACCCGCCGCCAGGGATGCCACGTACGGCGCCGCGTTCTCAGCCTGCACCCCGATGACGCGGATCGTCCGCCCGAGCTGCGCAGCACGCTGCTTGACGGCGCTCGCGATGCCCGCGGCCAGGCCTCCCCCGCCGATCGGCACGACGATGGTCGCGACATCAGGGGTCTGCTCGAGGATCTCGAGACCGAGCGTGCCCTGGCCTGCGATCACGTCGGGGTGGTCGAACGGCGGAATGATGACGGCCCCGGTCTCGTCGGCGAACGCGGCCGCCGCTTCGAGCGTCTCACCGACCGAGTCGCCGCGAAGCACGACATCGGCGCCGTAGGCACGGCTCGCCTCGAGTTTCGGCAGCGCGACGCCGACCGGCATGAAGATGGTCGCGCTGATGCCGAGCTCGCGGGCGGCGAACGCCACGCCCTGGGCGTGGTTGCCGGCAGAGGCGGCCACGACCCCGCGAGCACGCTCCGCCTCGGTCAGCGCCGCGATGCGGTGATAGGCGCCGCGGAGCTTGTAGGAGCCCGTGCGCTGCAGGTTCTCGCACTTCAGGTAGACGGGTACGCCGAGCTGTCTCGCGAGGAATCGGGACGACTCCATCGGCGTCTGGCGGGCGACGGCCGACACGATCGCACGGGCGCGCTCGAAATCGTCGAGGCCGGGCCCTGCGATCGTGGTCGTGGTCGTCACTGGCTCATTCTCCTCGTGTGTAGGCGGGGCGTTGCGGCACCGTGCGCCAGAGCGCCGATCGCACCGGCGGCGGCGGATCGGCGTCGTTCTTCCACGACCCGCTCGCGACCGAGAGGATCATGACGTTCAGGACGGCGGCGACCGGCACGGCGAACAGGGCGCCGGGGATGCCGGCGAGGAGCGATCCCGTCGCGACGGCGACAACGACGCCGAGCGGATGCACCTTCACGGCGGTGCCCATGATGAGCGGCTGCAGTACATGACCCTCGACCTGCTGCACGAGCAGCACGATGCCGAGCATCACGAGCGCGATGACGGGGCCGTTGTAGACGAGCGCGACGAAGACCGCGAGCGCGCCCGTGACCACGGCTCCGACGATCGGGATGAACGAACCGAGGAAGACGAGGATGGCGATCGGCACGGCGAGCGGCAGGCCGAGGAAGAAGGCACCGAGGCCGATGCCGATCGCATCGATCGTGGCGACGAGGATCTGCACCCGCACGAAGTTGCCGAGGGTGGCCCAGCCGGCCTGGCCCGCGGCGTCGATCGCCGCGCGCCCCCGGCGCGGGAAGATGCCGACGATCCAGTTCCAGATGCTGCGACCGTCGATGAGGATGAAGAGCGTCGCGAACAGCGCGAGGAGCATGCCCGCCAGGAAGTGGCCGAGGCTCGAGCTCAGCGAGAGCGCTCCGCTCACGAGCAGGCCGCTGTCTTGCTGCACCGAGCTGATCACCTGCGCGACGACGTCGTTGAGCTGCTGCTCGGTGATATGCAGCGGCCCCTCGAGCAGCCACTCCCGGAATGCGTCCCAGGCGACGAGCGACTGCGCTGCGAGCTCGTCTGAGCCCCGCACGATCTGCGAGATTCCGAGGGTGAGGAGGCCCCCGACCACGATGAGGGCGGAGAGCATCGCGGCCGTGACGGAGAGCCACTTCGGCCAGCGGTGCTTCTGCAGGAAGCCCGAGAACGGCACGAGCAGCGCGCCGACGAGCACGGCGACGAGGATCGGGATGACGATGAGCCGCAGCTGGATGATCAGGAAGACCAGCACGGCGAGCACGCCGCCGATGAGCAGCAGCCGCCACGACCAACCGGCCGCGAGCCGCACCCCGAACGGAATGCTGCCCGTGACGTCGCGCGGGGCGGCCTCCGGCCGCTGCGCGGCCGGTGACGTCGTCGACGTGCGCGACAACCGGCGTCGTTTCCGCGCCGAGGGGTCTGTCATCGTCCCAGTCTAGGCGGGGCATATGGCCGGGGCCGCATGGGCAGCGGATGCCGCGGGCTCACCGTTTCCGGCAGTGTCGGTCGTTCCCGCTATCGTCGACGGCAAATGGTCGACATCGTCAGTACAGCCCTCGCCCGCCGCATCGCACTGGCCGCGCAGGGGTTCGCGCGCCCGCTCCCCGCGGCCCCCGGCACACGCGCCGTCAACGGGGTCATCGATCGACTCTCCCTGCTGCAGATCGACTCGGTCAACGTGTTCGAGCGCAGCCACTACCTGCCGGCGTTCAGCCGGGTCGGCGCCTATGACCGCGCCGCGCTCGACCGCATCACCACCGGGCGCCGGGGGCGCATGGTCGAGTACTGGGCGCACCAGGCCGCCTTCATCCCCCGTGAGCTCTGGCCGCTCTTCCACTTCCGCCGCGCGGCGTTCCGTGCCAATGGCAGCGATTGGGGCGGGTGGGTCGCTCAAGACGCCCCGCTGGCCGAGTGGCTCAGGGCCGAACTCGCGGCGAACGGCCCCATGCGGGCGAGCGAGATCGAGCACGACGCCAACGAACGACGGGGGCCGTGGTGGGGCTGGTCCGACGTCAAGCGCACGCTCGAGATGATGTTCCGCACCGGCGACGTCGTGTGCGTCGAGCGGCGACGTTTCGAACGCGTCTACGCGCTGCCCGAGCAGGCGCTGCCCGGCGAACTGCTCGACACCGCCCCGCCCGAGGCCGACGCGGTGCGAGAGCTCGTGGCGCTCGCGGCATCCGCTCAGGGCATTGCGACCGAGGCCGATCTCGCCGACTACTGGCGCATGAAGCGTGCCCCCGTGCGGCAGGCCATCACCGAGCTCGAAGAGGCCGGAGTGCTGCTGCCGGTCGAGGTTCCCGGGTGGAAGACCGGGGCGCGTCAGACACCGGCCTGGTTGCATCGCGACGCGAAGCGGCCGCGCCGCATCGAGACCGCCGCGGTGCTCTCGCCGTTCGACCCGGTCGTGTGGTTCCGTCCGCGCACCGAGCGGCTGTTCGACTTCCACTACCGCATCGAGATCTACACGCCCGAGCCCGACCGCAAGTTCGGGTACTACTCGCTGCCCGTGCTCATGGACGACCGCGTGGTCGGTCGGGTCGACCTGAAGAGCGACCGGCAGGCCGGGGTACTGCGCGTGCAGTCGGCCTGGGCCGAGCCGGGGGCGCCGGCCGACACCGCAGCACGGCTCGTGCCGGTGCTGTGGCGAGCAGCCGCCTGGCAGGGTCTCGACGACGTGACCGTCACCGGGCGGGGTGACCTCTCCCCTGCCCTTGCTGCCGAGCTCGGCGCAGACGATCCAGCAGCGACGGCAGCTCACCCATGGCCGTGAACGTCGTCACGGCGCCGGCCGCGACCAGTGCCGCCGGTGACGTGCTCGTCGGGCCGTCCGGGGTGAAGCCGAACACCGACGCACCCGCTGCGACCCCGGCGGTCACGCCCGCGACCGAGTCCTCGACCACGGCCACCGTTGCCGGATCGACGCCGAGCGAGTCGGCCGCCGCGAGGTAGACATCGGGAGCCGGCTTGGTTCGCGCGACCTCCATGCCGCTGAAGACCCGGTTCCCGAACGCCCTGTCGAGCCCGGTCGCACGGAGCTGGAACTCGACCTTCGCACGGTCGGCGCCGGTCACGCACGCGAAGCGATCGCCGACCCGCTCGCGAACCCCCTCGATCGCCTCGAAGATTCCGTCGACGGCCTCCAGCCCGCCGCGCAGTGCCTCGTTCCGTCGTTCTCGGAACTCGTCGAGCCATGCCTCGTCGATGCGAACACCGGTGTGCTGCTCGATGATCCGCCACTCGTCTTTCAGCCCACGCCCGATGAAGCGCCTGACGCACTCCTCGTCGGTGATCTCCCAGCCGAGCTCGTGCAGCATCCCGTGCAGGACTCGGTTGGTGATGGGCTCGGAGTCGACGAGAACTCCGTCGCAGTCGAAGAGCACGGCGGAGAACGGGGCGTGGTGATCTGACATCGCGCGACCACACTACCGCTCCGGGCGGCACCTGCCGCCCGGGCTCGCACAGCCTAGAACGCGCCGCCCATCTGCTCGAGTCGCTTGATGCGCTCGGCGATCGGAGGGTGCGTGGCGAAGAGCTTGTCCATGACGCCGGGCTTCAGCGGGTCGGCGATCCAGAGGTGCGCCATCGACGAGTTCTGCCGCTTCATGGGGC encodes:
- the ilvA gene encoding threonine ammonia-lyase → MTTTTTIAGPGLDDFERARAIVSAVARQTPMESSRFLARQLGVPVYLKCENLQRTGSYKLRGAYHRIAALTEAERARGVVAASAGNHAQGVAFAARELGISATIFMPVGVALPKLEASRAYGADVVLRGDSVGETLEAAAAFADETGAVIIPPFDHPDVIAGQGTLGLEILEQTPDVATIVVPIGGGGLAAGIASAVKQRAAQLGRTIRVIGVQAENAAPYVASLAAGSPQRVPVVPTIADGIAVYRPGELNFEIIREAVDEIVTVSEDDIARALLVLLERAKLVVEPAGAVSVAAIMTGQIASDGPVVALLSGGNIDPLLMQRVIAHGLAASDRYLTLGIGLPDRPGQLARIAELLAEANANVIEVLHTRHGSGLQISEVELQLSVETRGPEHRTEVVEVLRRAGYEPVVYNE
- a CDS encoding winged helix-turn-helix domain-containing protein, whose product is MVDIVSTALARRIALAAQGFARPLPAAPGTRAVNGVIDRLSLLQIDSVNVFERSHYLPAFSRVGAYDRAALDRITTGRRGRMVEYWAHQAAFIPRELWPLFHFRRAAFRANGSDWGGWVAQDAPLAEWLRAELAANGPMRASEIEHDANERRGPWWGWSDVKRTLEMMFRTGDVVCVERRRFERVYALPEQALPGELLDTAPPEADAVRELVALAASAQGIATEADLADYWRMKRAPVRQAITELEEAGVLLPVEVPGWKTGARQTPAWLHRDAKRPRRIETAAVLSPFDPVVWFRPRTERLFDFHYRIEIYTPEPDRKFGYYSLPVLMDDRVVGRVDLKSDRQAGVLRVQSAWAEPGAPADTAARLVPVLWRAAAWQGLDDVTVTGRGDLSPALAAELGADDPAATAAHPWP
- a CDS encoding AI-2E family transporter, which translates into the protein MTDPSARKRRRLSRTSTTSPAAQRPEAAPRDVTGSIPFGVRLAAGWSWRLLLIGGVLAVLVFLIIQLRLIVIPILVAVLVGALLVPFSGFLQKHRWPKWLSVTAAMLSALIVVGGLLTLGISQIVRGSDELAAQSLVAWDAFREWLLEGPLHITEQQLNDVVAQVISSVQQDSGLLVSGALSLSSSLGHFLAGMLLALFATLFILIDGRSIWNWIVGIFPRRGRAAIDAAGQAGWATLGNFVRVQILVATIDAIGIGLGAFFLGLPLAVPIAILVFLGSFIPIVGAVVTGALAVFVALVYNGPVIALVMLGIVLLVQQVEGHVLQPLIMGTAVKVHPLGVVVAVATGSLLAGIPGALFAVPVAAVLNVMILSVASGSWKNDADPPPPVRSALWRTVPQRPAYTRGE
- a CDS encoding HAD family hydrolase; this encodes MSDHHAPFSAVLFDCDGVLVDSEPITNRVLHGMLHELGWEITDEECVRRFIGRGLKDEWRIIEQHTGVRIDEAWLDEFRERRNEALRGGLEAVDGIFEAIEGVRERVGDRFACVTGADRAKVEFQLRATGLDRAFGNRVFSGMEVARTKPAPDVYLAAADSLGVDPATVAVVEDSVAGVTAGVAAGASVFGFTPDGPTSTSPAALVAAGAVTTFTAMGELPSLLDRLRRARQQGQGRGHPAR